The sequence acgcggctatagagcTAAATAAATGCGGCTATACAACGATCTAGAGTTGCATTTTTAGAAACGCAGCTCTAGGTCCCCGTAGGGGGCTATAGCCGCACAGTATAAGCCATGTTTGGAAATGCGGCTATAAAAATGCAACTAtagcctatagctgcgtttttatgggctatagctgcgtttttcaaatgcggctatagccctctttttttgtagtgattcATTTATCAGGTTATTGAAAATACACTAATTATATTCATTAtcacattattttgtaaagattctgtagtaaaatttgtaataacttCTACATTTTCCAATAGTTGAAattttcttggccttttttAGCTCAATGaatttgcatttcttttcatgACCCCAATCCATCATAAAATCCATGTCTGAATATAGCAAAATGGAAGAAATTGGCGTTAGAAAATAGGCAAaacatccccccccccctttttttctctaaaatttgagttgttgttgttgtttttttattttcaataattcctacttaaaaaaagagattttgaggAATTTCAAGTGCTCCAATGTAAAAGCaataagaaaaaaggaaaattgcaaattatatccctaaagtttaggggtgtttggattttacaccttaaaatttcaaaatttggattttactctcTGAAGTTTAGGAGTATTTGAATTTTGCACCTTAacatttcagaatttgaattttacctcctaaaattttaagagtgtttggatttactctctaaaatttaggagtgtttgaattttacacccccAAACACTCTCAAATGttaaggggtaaaatccaaattttaaaacgtcaaggtgtaaaatccaaacactaccAAATTTCAAGGgtaaattctaaaatttgaaactttatagtgtaaaatctaaataccccaaactttaagggtgtaatttgtaatacacccataaaataattatcattttacattctattcaaataattttgaactaaaatttaatatccAAATTCTTTATTATCTATAAATACCTTTATTTaaacaaaccataaaaaattcaGGTAAGTggttaaattatatatttacagTAAATTAGTAGGCATAAAAAATTCTGGTAAGTggttaaattatatatttacagTAAATTAGTAGGCATTTGGCTACCTTATTACTTAATTAAAGGTTAGATAAACAGTGAATTTAATAAGTAGTTTTGTGCGATTAACTAGCTTATTTGCTTAAAATTGggaatttttttcttacctTCAAGAAAATAAGTTATTAGAAATTTGTATGTGTTTGCTAAttgcttattttctataaaaaaaaaaaaaaaaattgtctcagtttttttttttaaattatttaaattttgattaaaaaaattaactggtttttagctttttgtttcacatttaacataaaagttataaaaaattatatcttttgatAAATCCTAAACAAATAAGTTACTAAAAAGAAACAATCCCtaaatttctttttgattttaagaaattGTTCACTCAGTACATATAACACTACTAATTAAgtccatacatatatattttgggaATAAATAAGGTTTACACATTTAAGTGCCAATAAACGACTAAGAGGCCGTTTGGATTCCATTGAATCCGGCGTCTGCGTTttacaagtttcacattttccctttttttttttttttttttttttttttttttctttgctgaCTTTGGGTGGCAGAATTTACTGTTATGAACAGTgtatgcactgttcatgcactgtacATACACTAttcatgtattaaaaaatattaaaaatggatcccacggtactatttacatatttaaaaattattttgctacagtgttttcagttttcagttttcagttttagcaacaataagttcaatccaaacggaccctaagagTCTGTTTACGATCCACTTATTTTTctgaaattgaaatatttttactgaaagtactgtagataaagataaattttaattgaaatagtacagtggaattcataaataatatcaaaaagtgcagtaggagacataaataatagtaaaaataagctgaataataaaataagttaaaaaaaataaactagcCAAACAAACACGAAGTACTAACAGCTAGTCGGCTCTCGCAACCCATTGTGAAAAATAATTGATGGAAAATGATCGATCATAGGTTGGTTCCTCTCTTCTTTCTGCACTGCCTGCATTATAGTACTTATATATCACCATagacatctctctctctcttcgaaaAGTGTGATCATCTAAACAATATTGGGCAATTATTGCTACAACAAAAAGTGACTTTCTTTGATAATATCAACTCTGGTCCTCTTCAAACGACTAAGTTTTCTCGTTAtcccttttattttaaagtttagggcAATTATCGTTGTCATGTTCAATGCTAGATTGCAAGAGAGTGAGCTTGATGATTGGTTTAGACATAAATCATCAACCCaccgatatatatatattcaaggcCAGACCGTGATTCTTCAAAAACATAGTAACCCATTTTATTTGACAAAACCTTTCTGGTATAGCCTATTTTGTATTCTAAGAAGTATAATTAATTACATATCTTACAAATTTACATTTGAAATAGTTTAGCTTTacatttcaaattaaatattacaaatttaaaaatgtttacaaaattatatcatttaaaattttacatgaCGTGACATTTTGTGTAATGTTAaacccaataaataaaattttaaatgcgAAATTGACTATTCATTTTCGGTTAGAAAAGCATCCTGTTGTTACTTATTAGTAGCCCTTATGTGTAGGATAGTTAATACGTCAAACAACGTAGTGACGTACTAATGAAACCACAATAGAACGTGCACATGCGACAATTTCAAGGTAACAATGTAAATGCTTTAAAGATATAGATATCACCATAAACTTTTAAACACTTTGAAATTGATTAACTTAGAAGTACGGACATAGGTATTGAAATTAACACAGATATAATATGGTAATAtgaacaatttcaaaaaaattataatataaaatgacTAGTACAATATCGATATGACACAAATATAACATGATTACAATACACAAAATAAAGTGTCTGTACTTCTTAGTTGATCAATTTATTGATAGTAGGTTGCATATGAATTAGATAGAAGAAATCGTATGCACTGCccaaaatattttaagtttagtgctttttttcccaataaatattcattcttcaATGGCTTTCTCTTTCATGATGAATCCCTTATTCTACAATGGTACACTCTACACCTCACCATGCACGTCATTTTGTAATGCATTTGCTCTTTTTTCTACTTTCCCTTGGAAAAATATATGTGCACATTATGAGTACTACTGTACTACTTCCAGTACCtgtttttctatttattattattattatttttttttttgtgtacaCGGAGAGATTAGCATACGAAGTTAAACGTGGCCATGCACGTACATAAAATTTAAtagatattattatataaaaaaaatagatattatgtttttgttttctattttttttaaaagctttaTCCGTggaattaatattaattaaaagtgatatgttcacaatatttttaatgtaaaacCTAATTATTAGGTTGTTACGggttttaattcaaattcatCATTAAAATTACTTTCTTGTCCACTAATAACAGTAAGTAATAATTTGccatataaaatttgttatgaaagtattaCCCCCAAAGCTTTGTAAATAAATCTTTATTTCCCCTTATATTATTATGAGATTTACAATTAGCTCCTAGAAAGAAAATGACACTTTCCCCctcaatatattttaatatttaaattcttGTTAGTATAAGCATATTTCTAGATAATACCCAAACAACTTAGTCATAATTCTCCCAAAATATATTTCAagtgatgatatatatatatatatatatatatcatcactTTCTTATACTATGTCATGTAATTTTTGGGCAAAATGTAGGTATAGTTACTTAAGTGCAGTACGTTAAGCtccttaattaaattaaaaaaaaaaaagttacaacaCAAACAATATTATCTATCCCAAggagaattaaattaaattaaattatgtgttTAAGTTTAATTAGAAAAACTTTTCTATTGCAGCTAATTAGGAACTCTATGTCTGTATATCTAAGTTTTTTCCttagtttttaattgtttagaTCTCATGTTGatgatttattattgatataattacaattttaatcCAATGTATTGTgaacaaatttttaaattaaaaaaaaaagtgtttcataTAATATTCATGTGCTAATAAATCATAGATTACTTCATATGTGATAATGAGGTTATAGGTTtacaatcaaaacaaacacataaataaataaataaatctattttttctacatataaataatatatatatacacacacatatatatattttgtagttgtcctccttttttttttttttttttttttatatatatacaagataggaattctactctaacttaatctaagtgtatatgtgtgtgaaacttttttCTGGAGATTTGAACCCTGACCTTTGTCTCTCGCCtcccacaagtacttatatttgtgaagtgACCATTGCACTAAGAATATGCAGTGATTTATCCTCCTTTTAAATATGGAGTGattagatataatttattatatgattACGGTTAATTGAGGCCCCTCAAAGATAATTTCCTGGTTCTGTGATTGGCCTTTAGGCTctctataaaaacccaagctaCTCCCATTATCTCATTAGCTTCCtccacatctctctctctctctctctcacccaccccaccaaaaaaaaaaatggaaaggaatAAACTATGCAATTCATCCCAAGATGCTGAAGTGAGAAAAGGGCCATGGACCATGGAAGAAGATATGATTCTGATCAATTATATTGCAAACCATGGTGAAGGTGTATGGAATACCCTAGCCAAGTCTGCGGGTAATATTCCCTTCACCTACCAATATCTttgtaaaaaacaaacaaaaaaaaatcatttttttatagtagtaaCCTTGGTGATGatttatataaacttattttaacgTACAAGATTCTTGCTAGGTCTTAAACGAACCGGAAAGAGCTGCCGGCTCAGATGGCTGAACTATCTGCGACCTGACGTTCGAAGAGGCAATATTACAGCTGAGGAAGAGCTCTTGATTGTGGAATTGCATGCTAAGTGGGGAAACAGGTACATTAATTCATCACTTTAATCTATATTCTACAGGAATAATCAGTTTTATCTTAAAATTTATAACCTATAGGCTATATATACTCATCAAAATAGTAGTTTTGACTAAGAAAAAATGCacttatgagagagagagagagagagagagagagtcatgaCCACCAAAAAGAGTGCAACATATATGGCCACCTGATCAAGCCCTTTGCAAGATTGGTTCTTGAATTTCATGGCTTTCAAGCTGGTTTTGATTTCGTATATATGTTTATATCATCCACTATATAGATGTTTTCATAAATTAGAAGGATGATATAGGATCGTACTTTAAAAAGGTgcatgctttttcttttttttggtttcagcAATTTTCTCTGATAGGTGTATATGATGGAGCTGGGGCATATGAGATCTTTTCCAGATCCTCCACGCAGTACTAGTACAAATAGCATGTCCTTAGGTCCCCCATCTCGAGCTAGGCATCCAAAaaccttttgttttcttcatttttttgaatttccttgAGTACTCCTTTTTATCAAGTTGATCATATTTCTAAATCCTTTATATCTAATCCAAGTCTGAACCttttatgaaatctaaaaatGGTTTTGTAAAAGAGCAAGGCTTGTGCagaattatttcatttttgtagtgtGCCATAATCATGCGGTTGCGATACTAACTAGGGGTAAGGAGCATAGAGGATGATCCATATCCCCACTCCATGGTACAAATTTAATTCGTACTTACTAATTATttataacttcaaaaaaaaaaaaaatgtaaaacataAAAGggttataaattatatatctaaGATCCCTATATCATATGAGGGATATTCTTTGccaatagggttttttttttttttttttcaaaattccaaatacCTTTTATGTGTAAATATATAGGGCACGTTGagcaataaaatttttcattttaagctGAACTCATACCAATTGGTCACATGTAAACCCTACCTACCTCTTAGGAGAAAGAGACATTTTCTGAAGTAGACATAAAACACATTGCTTTGGCACTTCATAGATATGGCCTGGCCCCCATATAATTTAAGTCATGCATTCCTAAAAGGATGGCTGCGATGCTTTTATGAATCCGCATGTGGACAAAGTGTTATCATTATTTCATGGTTATTGCTAGGACAATAATACTGTTTTGAAGCCTCTTTCTCAAATATTTTTCCTAACttccttaaaatattttatgaaacaGTTCTATGAGATTATCTTCTCTCTCACTACGTAGGATTCACATGTTTATGAGTCCCTCAAAATACAATTCTATGAGATTATCTTCTCATAGTGTATGGGGCCCACATATCTCTCTACAAGTCTCGCGTGCCATGTGAGAGTGACTTTTTAGAACAAATCTATAAGATAATTTCTTTTCCCATCTCTTAAAAAAGAGAAGGTAAATAAGTATTATAAACTCTAAAGTGTAGTGTAGGAtggtttaatttaattataggccaaccaaatcaaatgaaagctacataaaaaaaaaaacatgaaaacttTTCCTCACTGaatactaataaaaagaataagagaaagaTATCAGAGGCATTCAGTACGTAACTTGATTAATGATTGATGAGCCCTACTTAtcctaaataaaaaagtaggCAAGATTTAGGTACAGTATTTGGATATTATTTCTTAAGTTTCCTTCTTAAAATTCTgtcatgtaaattttttctcattgatagaagtgtattttttagataaatatctATGTGGCAGAATTTTAAGAAGAGGACTTAAGAAATAGTACTTAAAGTACTGAACCTAAGttttgtcataaaaaaaatatattgattagCCCTAGCCTCAAGCAAGGCATCCGCTCCATTCCAAAACCTTGATGATCTAACATCAAATTGTCCTTATATAAAGTCCAGCATATGGATGACTTCGATTTTGGACCATGGAACATGGCTTGGAGTAAGTCACTATAATGACCtaaatgttctctctctctctctctctctctctctctctctctctctctctctctctatttattaGTTATGGTATAGGGTAGGTTGCATTTTTACGTTGCTATCTTTGACATTTAGTtctagaaagtagaaacaacATGCATTGGaaagtaattatatatatatatatatatatcttctatattatatttaaaattctgCATATACTTATTTTGTCATTTACTACCGCCGTTGCCCAACAAAGAATGATGGTCTGTTAATAATGGCAGCCTTAAATGGAAATATGAAAGTTACACATGGACAATGTGAATAGCACTCATCTTATAAACTATCTTTATTGGTCAGCATATCCATCCACTCCTTGTCTCATTAAATAGTCGACATCTTTTAAATGATACTTTGATCTTTCTTATACCTTTTGTTAATTCAAGACTTTGCTGAGTTCTAGACAAAGCTGATGTTTTGTGAGAATTTGAAAAGGGAATTGTCAAGAGTGTTGTAGCTTAGCTGATATTCTTGGTGTTTCAAACCGAAATATCTAGAGTTAATCGTctaattatccaaaaaaataattttcttttacaaattatttACTAAATCAGGTGGTCCAAGATTGCAAAGCATCTGCCTGGAAGAACTGACAATGAAATAAAGAATTACTGGAGGACTAGAATCCAAAAGCATATTAAGCAAGCAGAGAATTTACAGGGACAGACTTCTGAGGTCAATGACCAAGCAAGTTCAAGCCAAGCGTCTGGCATGGCTGAACCTATGGATGTCTACTCTCCACCATTATACCAAAGAACAATGGAGCCTATTCAAGTCCCTTTACCCACTCCTGAATCAAATGAAACCTATTGGAGCATGGAAGACATCTGGTCCATGCAACTATTTAATGGGGATTAAATACAAGGATATACATATAATATATGATGTCTAAAATTCTAAAcgatattatatattaattaattaggcTTGTCTATAGTTTGAACTTCAGTACTTAACGTATGCTAATATATAATTATGGCTTGTAATAGGATCTTATACTCCTCTCAATTTCTtactatagtaaaataagtaATTGGTTGGCTTATTATCTCTTTGATACAAGAATACAACACAATTGAAGGAACTCAAGCCAAGACTTGAGTGTCAAATCTTGGTAGATATCAAATGTGATGCCCCTTTCTCAATCTTTAGTACCCTAGAAGGTCATTCATACATATGATATTCTTTCTGTTATTATCTATCAGTTGATGCTAACCCCTAAATCCTAATTATTAGCTTGCTTAGCTGACCTAGAATTTATGTGATTGCCTATTAATGGATTGAAATTGATTTATCAGCCTTGATAAGGTTCAATTGATAGGAAGGCTCTTTAAGAATAGAGACATGTAGTTTATGTAGCTCATCATACTATTATGATATTATCATAATTGTCACAtacacaaatacacacacatataaaactataaaagtGTGCATGGAGTCCACACAACTAGCTAGTTTGGGTTTGAATTGGCTCATGTCTATGCACAAAATGTTTGggagtttagggatgaaaaagtTTGAGTTTCAAGATTAAtagcatattataattatttattaaaaaaaaaaaactagctagCTGGGTTTTGAAGTTTGAACGAAATCTATATGAATTTCGTGATTTAATATTTTGCttaatataatttctaaaatattgattaaaactttcctaaacgTTTGGTACATTTCAATTAATATCTGGTGGGATCTTGGAGATTAAAGTTGGTTTCTAATAAAGAGTGATATTCATGCATGCGTATGAAGTTAGGAGGCATGGACATCCATAAACACATCGTTATATATGCCCATATCCATTAATACCAAACCGAAGCCATAGGGAATTTGACACGTAGATAGAAATGCAAAATAGCTATAGATGTCATGATCCATCTATGCTTTTCATgaattaataatccatttttgTATATAGTCATGCAGAATGAAGCATGACGTTATCCTAACTCTAGCAAGTACCAATAGCTACAAGGAAGTCTTCTCGTAGGTGTCCTTCTGGTACCATATATACTGATCATAACTTTAATACGCATATTGGAGTTCTGTTTTTCGTTTTTACATGggttcataatttattttttactatccACAATTAAGCATCAGAGTTGTAGCGTAAAAATTATGTCGAtagattttctctttttataactaaattcaCATATTCTCGATCTagaaattttagttattaaggAATGTCAAAAGTAATAAGCATAGCATTCTACAAATTACCTCACCAAATGCCATGAGTTTCACGTGCCTCAACCACAAttcttggtattttttttttcatcatcatACATGTAAAAAAGTTAGGCCCTTTGATGATATTGGACTAGCATTTACAGTGAATACTGTGTAACTCTTACTACAAACGCTGTTGAGTGATTCTCAAGCCTCATTTCCTCGGATTTTGCATTGTCTTTAtatgggaaaaggaaaagaaagatgacaATTGTTGCGGGCTTTCATTGTCATATATATACGGAGAGAGGATCTCCATCTTTGAGccactcaatttttttattttgtttttttcagtCACATGTTTCATGTGGAAAATTCACTTAAAAGAGATAGTCTTCATGTGCAAGATAAGGAAAATTGACATGACGGGTCGGCCATGCATGAGGACCCATATTAAAAGTGTTGGAAAATGATGAAAAACTAGTATCCACTA is a genomic window of Quercus lobata isolate SW786 chromosome 2, ValleyOak3.0 Primary Assembly, whole genome shotgun sequence containing:
- the LOC115976638 gene encoding myb-related protein 305-like translates to MERNKLCNSSQDAEVRKGPWTMEEDMILINYIANHGEGVWNTLAKSAGLKRTGKSCRLRWLNYLRPDVRRGNITAEEELLIVELHAKWGNRWSKIAKHLPGRTDNEIKNYWRTRIQKHIKQAENLQGQTSEVNDQASSSQASGMAEPMDVYSPPLYQRTMEPIQVPLPTPESNETYWSMEDIWSMQLFNGD